One Phoenix dactylifera cultivar Barhee BC4 chromosome 14, palm_55x_up_171113_PBpolish2nd_filt_p, whole genome shotgun sequence DNA window includes the following coding sequences:
- the LOC103697737 gene encoding pyruvate kinase 1, cytosolic isoform X1, whose protein sequence is MHSTHLLLEEPIRMASILEPSKPSFFPAMTKIVGTLGPKSRTVEVISACLRVGMSVARFDFSWGDVDYHQETLENLKMAIKSTKKLCAVMLDTVGPELQVVNKSEHAISLEADAFVVLTPDQEQEASSKLLPINFSGLSKAVKPGDTIFIGQYLFTGSETTSVWLEVAELKGDDVVCVIKNTATLAGSLFTLHISQIHIDLPTLSDADKEVISTWGVRNKIDFLSLSYTRHAEDVRHAREFLSKLGDLNQTQIFAKIENIEGLTHFDEILLEADGIILSRGNLGIDLPPEKVFLFQKAAVYKCNMAGKPAVITRVVDSMTDNLRPTRAEATDVANAVLDGSDAILLGAETLRGLYPVETISIVGKICAEAEKVFNQDLYFKKTVKYVGEPMTHLESIASSAVRAAIKVKASVIICFTSSGRAARLIAKYRPNMPVLSVVIPRLKTNQLRWSFTGAFEARQSLIVRGLFPMLADPRHPAESTSATNESVLKVALDHGKASGVIKSHDRVVVCQKVGDASVVKIIELED, encoded by the exons ATGCATTCGACTCACCTGCTCTTGGAAGAACCCATCAGGATGGCTTCTATCCTGGAGCCATCCAAACCC AGCTTCTTCCCTGCGATGACCAAGATCGTGGGGACGCTCGGTCCCAAGTCCCGAACCGTGGAGGTAATCTCTGCCTGCCTCAGGGTTGGGATGTCCG TGGCTCGCTTTGATTTTTCATGGGGGGACGTCGATTATCACCAGGAGACTCTGGAGAATCTGAAGATGGCTATCAAAAGCACCAAAAAGCTATGTGCT GTCATGCTAGATACGGTGGGTCCAGAGCTGCAGGTTGTCAATAAGAGTGAACATGCAATTTCACTCGAGGCAGATGCATTTGTTGTTTTGACCCCTGATCAAGAGCAAGAAGCCTCGTCTAAGTTGTTGCCGATTAATTTCAGTGGACTGTCAAAG GCTGTGAAGCCAGGAGACACAATATTTATCGGTCAATACTTGTTTACGGGAAGTGAAACTACTTCTGTTTGGTTGGAG GTAGCTGAGTTGAAAGGCGATGATGTTGTTTGTGTGATAAAGAATACTGCTACCCTGGCTGGATCTCTATTCACTTTGCATATCTCACAAATCCACATTGATTTGCCTACACTTTCTGATGCTGACAAGGAA GTTATTAGTACATGGGGTGTTCGAAATAAAATTGACTTCCTCTCATTATCTTATACAAGGCATGCGGAAGATGTTCGACAT GCACGAGAGTTCCTCTCAAAGTTGGGTGATCTTAATCAAACCCAGATATTTGCGAAAATTGAAAACATAGAG GGCCTAACCCATTTTGACGAGATTCTACTAGAAGCAGATGGCATTATTCTTTCACGGGGCAATCTAGGAATAGATCTCCCGCCTGAGAAG GTCTTTTTATTTCAAAAGGCTGCTGTCTACAAGTGCAACATGGCTGGTAAGCCTGCTGTGATTACTCGTGTGGTGGATAGTATGACTGACAACCTGAGACCAACTCGTGCAGAAGCAACTGATGTGGCTAATGCAGTACTTGATG GAAGTGATGCAATTCTTTTAGGTGCTGAAACTCTTCGAGGATTATATCCTGTTGAGACTATTTCAATAGTGGGTAAAATTTGTGCAGAG GCTGAGAAGGTTTTCAACCAGGATTTGTACTTTAAAAAGACTGTGAAATATGTTGGTGAACCGATGACCCATTTGGAGTCTATTGCTTCATCGGCT GTACGTGCTGCTATCAAAGTTAAGGCTTCTGTTATTATTTGCTTCACGTCATCAGGAAGAGCTGCAAG ATTAATTGCAAAGTATAGGCCTAATATGCCCGTATTGTCGGTCGTTATTCCTCGGCTCAAAACAAACCAACTTCGATGGAGTTTCACTGGGGCTTTTGAA GCGAGGCAGTCACTTATAGTCAGGGGCCTTTTCCCCATGCTTGCTGATCCTCGACATCCT GCTGAGTCTACAAGTGCCACCAATGAGTCTGTTCTGAAGGTTGCTCTTGATCACGGCAAGGCCTCTGGTGTGATAAAGTCACATGATCGGGTTGTCGTCTGCCAGAAAGTTGGGGATGCTTCGGTGGTGAAGATTATCGAGTTAGAGGATTGA
- the LOC103697737 gene encoding pyruvate kinase 1, cytosolic isoform X2 yields MTKIVGTLGPKSRTVEVISACLRVGMSVARFDFSWGDVDYHQETLENLKMAIKSTKKLCAVMLDTVGPELQVVNKSEHAISLEADAFVVLTPDQEQEASSKLLPINFSGLSKAVKPGDTIFIGQYLFTGSETTSVWLEVAELKGDDVVCVIKNTATLAGSLFTLHISQIHIDLPTLSDADKEVISTWGVRNKIDFLSLSYTRHAEDVRHAREFLSKLGDLNQTQIFAKIENIEGLTHFDEILLEADGIILSRGNLGIDLPPEKVFLFQKAAVYKCNMAGKPAVITRVVDSMTDNLRPTRAEATDVANAVLDGSDAILLGAETLRGLYPVETISIVGKICAEAEKVFNQDLYFKKTVKYVGEPMTHLESIASSAVRAAIKVKASVIICFTSSGRAARLIAKYRPNMPVLSVVIPRLKTNQLRWSFTGAFEARQSLIVRGLFPMLADPRHPAESTSATNESVLKVALDHGKASGVIKSHDRVVVCQKVGDASVVKIIELED; encoded by the exons ATGACCAAGATCGTGGGGACGCTCGGTCCCAAGTCCCGAACCGTGGAGGTAATCTCTGCCTGCCTCAGGGTTGGGATGTCCG TGGCTCGCTTTGATTTTTCATGGGGGGACGTCGATTATCACCAGGAGACTCTGGAGAATCTGAAGATGGCTATCAAAAGCACCAAAAAGCTATGTGCT GTCATGCTAGATACGGTGGGTCCAGAGCTGCAGGTTGTCAATAAGAGTGAACATGCAATTTCACTCGAGGCAGATGCATTTGTTGTTTTGACCCCTGATCAAGAGCAAGAAGCCTCGTCTAAGTTGTTGCCGATTAATTTCAGTGGACTGTCAAAG GCTGTGAAGCCAGGAGACACAATATTTATCGGTCAATACTTGTTTACGGGAAGTGAAACTACTTCTGTTTGGTTGGAG GTAGCTGAGTTGAAAGGCGATGATGTTGTTTGTGTGATAAAGAATACTGCTACCCTGGCTGGATCTCTATTCACTTTGCATATCTCACAAATCCACATTGATTTGCCTACACTTTCTGATGCTGACAAGGAA GTTATTAGTACATGGGGTGTTCGAAATAAAATTGACTTCCTCTCATTATCTTATACAAGGCATGCGGAAGATGTTCGACAT GCACGAGAGTTCCTCTCAAAGTTGGGTGATCTTAATCAAACCCAGATATTTGCGAAAATTGAAAACATAGAG GGCCTAACCCATTTTGACGAGATTCTACTAGAAGCAGATGGCATTATTCTTTCACGGGGCAATCTAGGAATAGATCTCCCGCCTGAGAAG GTCTTTTTATTTCAAAAGGCTGCTGTCTACAAGTGCAACATGGCTGGTAAGCCTGCTGTGATTACTCGTGTGGTGGATAGTATGACTGACAACCTGAGACCAACTCGTGCAGAAGCAACTGATGTGGCTAATGCAGTACTTGATG GAAGTGATGCAATTCTTTTAGGTGCTGAAACTCTTCGAGGATTATATCCTGTTGAGACTATTTCAATAGTGGGTAAAATTTGTGCAGAG GCTGAGAAGGTTTTCAACCAGGATTTGTACTTTAAAAAGACTGTGAAATATGTTGGTGAACCGATGACCCATTTGGAGTCTATTGCTTCATCGGCT GTACGTGCTGCTATCAAAGTTAAGGCTTCTGTTATTATTTGCTTCACGTCATCAGGAAGAGCTGCAAG ATTAATTGCAAAGTATAGGCCTAATATGCCCGTATTGTCGGTCGTTATTCCTCGGCTCAAAACAAACCAACTTCGATGGAGTTTCACTGGGGCTTTTGAA GCGAGGCAGTCACTTATAGTCAGGGGCCTTTTCCCCATGCTTGCTGATCCTCGACATCCT GCTGAGTCTACAAGTGCCACCAATGAGTCTGTTCTGAAGGTTGCTCTTGATCACGGCAAGGCCTCTGGTGTGATAAAGTCACATGATCGGGTTGTCGTCTGCCAGAAAGTTGGGGATGCTTCGGTGGTGAAGATTATCGAGTTAGAGGATTGA
- the LOC103697736 gene encoding la-related protein Larp4B-like, translating to MEGGGGMPGGMLPSSMSSAGLLGLEMPLHQHQHQHPHHQQQQFLHPHHHHQQQQQQQHIFPFQPPHSGIDADHPMRHASSSYSPYGARGKQQPTLSSEDEQQPGPGDEGDGARRVSSQSPTPSPWQRMKWTDSMVRLLISVVYRVGDDGGGVGGVGAEGEPQQSHSAAAAAASASSAAKGKKGPGASASATSASALLQKKGKWKSVSRAMMEKGFYVSPQQCEDKFNDLNKRYKRVNDLLGKGTACRVVENQALLDTLDQLSPKAKEEARKLLNSKHLFFREMCAYHNATAAASCAAANVASAPLPQMQPPPPPHADQQQLCLHHPPTAVSVGKGGTTAVEEDGMETYEDEDDDDDVDTEEDDDDDEQEDEEDETDYHHKSKHRSHHGGCHHQQQRKLEEPEEVEDSKGLVGDPGKAEGAKRARRMFSGGSPLLSLSLSSPSTMSTSIQQLKSELMGMAGGGEQQQRQWLKRRVAELEEQRVGYDSRALQLERQRFKWLRFSTNKEREMERMKLENDSLRLENERMLLLLRQKELELLGSGGGGGGADNHLQQQ from the coding sequence ATGGAAGGGGGCGGTGGCATGCCCGGGGGAATGCTGCCGAGTAGCATGAGCTCCGCTGGATTGCTCGGGCTGGAGATGCCCCTGCACCAGCATCAACATCAACACCCGCACCACCAGCAGCAGCAGTTCCTCCATCcgcaccaccaccaccagcagcagcagcagcagcaacacaTCTTCCCGTTCCAGCCCCCCCATTCCGGCATCGATGCCGACCACCCAATGAggcacgcctcctcttcctacAGCCCCTACGGCGCCAGGGGGAAGCAGCAGCCCACGCTGAGCTCCGAAGACGAGCAGCAGCCCGGACCCGGGGACGAGGGCGACGGGGCGAGGCGGGTGTCCTCGCAGTCGCCGACGCCTTCTCCGTGGCAGCGCATGAAGTGGACCGACAGCATGGTCCGGCTCCTCATTTCGGTGGTCTACCGCGTGGGGGATGACGGCGGGGGTGTGGGTGGGGTTGGTGCCGAGGGGGAGCCGCAGCAGTCCCActcggccgcggccgcggccgcctccgcctcctctgCGGCCAAGGGCAAGAAGGGGCCGGGGGCATCGGCTTCGGCGACCTCGGCGTCGGCGCTGCTGCAGAAGAAGGGGAAGTGGAAGTCGGTGTCGCGGGCGATGATGGAGAAGGGGTTCTACGTGTCGCCGCAGCAGTGCGAGGACAAGTTCAACGACCTGAACAAGCGGTACAAGCGGGTGAACGACCTGCTAGGGAAGGGGACGGCGTGCCGGGTGGTGGAGAACCAGGCCCTCCTCGACACCCTGGACCAACTCTCCCCCAAGGCCAAGGAGGAGGCCCGCAAGCTCCTCAATTCCAAGCACCTCTTCTTCCGCGAGATGTGCGCCTACCACAACGCCACCGCTGCCGCCTCCTGCGCCGCCGCAAACGTAGCTTCCGCGCCACTTCCGCAGATGCAACCGCCACCTCCACCGCACGCGGATCAGCAGCAGCTCTGCTTGCACCACCCACCGACGGCAGTGTCCGTGGGGAAGGGAGGAACCACGGCTGTGGAGGAGGATGGCATGGAAACTTATGAGGACGAGGACGACGATGATGATGTAGACACTGAGGAGGACGACGACGATGACGAACAGGAAGATGAGGAGGACGAGACGGATTACCACCATAAAAGCAAGCACCGGTCTCACCACGGCGGCTGCCACCACCAGCAGCAGCGGAAGCTGGAGGAGCCGGAGGAGGTCGAGGACAGCAAGGGATTGGTGGGGGACCCAGGCAAGGCAGAAGGGGCAAAGAGGGCACGTAGGATGTTCTCAGGGGGCTCTCCCCTGCTCTCGCTCTCCCTGTCGTCGCCATCCACGATGTCTACATCGATTCAGCAGCTGAAGAGCGAGCTGATGGGGATGGCGGGAGGCGGGGAGCAGCAGCAGCGGCAGTGGCTGAAGAGGAGGGTGGCGGAGCTGGAGGAGCAGCGGGTGGGGTACGATAGCCGGGCCCTGCAGCTGGAGCGCCAGCGCTTCAAATGGCTCCGCTTCAGCACCAACAAGGAGCGCGAGATGGAGCGGATGAAGCTCGAAAACGACAGCCTCCGCCTCGAGAACGAGCGCATGCTGCTTCTCCTCCGCCAGAAGGAACTCGAGCTCctcggcagcggcggcggcggtggtggGGCCGACAACCACCTCCAGCAGCAGTAA